From Venenivibrio stagnispumantis, a single genomic window includes:
- a CDS encoding thiazole synthase yields MDILEKLLENDKLIIGGKEFKSRLIVGSGKYKDFQQTKEATEASGAEMITVAVRRVNITDKSKENLLDYIDTKKIMILPNTAGCYTAEEAVLTAKLAREALGHGFVKLEVIGDQKTLYPDMIETLKAAEILVKEGFTVLPYITDDPVMAKRFEEIGCAAVMPLAAPIGSGLGLQNPYNILFIKEAVKIPVIVDAGIGTASDAAIVMELGVDGVLMNTAIAQAKDPIKMAVAMKHAVIAGRLAYLAGRIPKKMYASASSPMEGIIGR; encoded by the coding sequence ATGGATATTTTAGAAAAGCTTCTTGAAAATGACAAGCTCATAATAGGTGGTAAAGAGTTTAAATCAAGATTAATCGTTGGTTCTGGAAAGTATAAGGATTTTCAACAAACAAAAGAGGCTACCGAAGCTTCCGGTGCAGAAATGATTACAGTAGCCGTAAGAAGAGTAAATATAACAGATAAATCAAAAGAAAATCTACTTGATTATATAGATACAAAGAAAATAATGATACTTCCTAATACTGCCGGATGTTATACTGCAGAAGAAGCTGTTTTAACGGCAAAACTTGCAAGAGAAGCTCTTGGACACGGATTTGTAAAACTTGAAGTTATAGGAGACCAAAAAACATTATATCCGGATATGATAGAAACATTAAAAGCAGCAGAAATCCTTGTAAAAGAAGGATTTACAGTTTTACCTTATATTACAGATGACCCTGTTATGGCTAAAAGGTTTGAAGAAATAGGTTGTGCCGCTGTTATGCCACTTGCCGCACCAATAGGCTCAGGGCTTGGTTTACAAAATCCTTACAACATTTTATTTATAAAAGAAGCAGTAAAAATACCAGTTATTGTAGATGCCGGAATAGGAACAGCATCAGATGCAGCAATAGTTATGGAGCTTGGAGTAGATGGAGTTCTTATGAATACAGCAATAGCTCAGGCAAAAGACCCGATAAAAATGGCAGTAGCAATGAAACATGCAGTTATAGCCGGAAGACTTGCATATCTTGCAGGTAGAATACCTAAGAAGATGTATGCATCTGCATCTTCACCTATGGAAGGCATAATAGGTAGATGA
- a CDS encoding MBL fold metallo-hydrolase RNA specificity domain-containing protein, whose protein sequence is MSIKVRSFGGVEGVTGSAHLLTIDNINILIDCGMFQGLEEDENYQPFGFIPASVDYLILTHSHIDHIGRIPLLVKQGFKGKIITTKPTYHLSRIMLLDAANVMAEEYKVQYKKALRRGKPEEAKKPLYDEDDVFLAMEFFKILLEYEEPYYITDNIRITFKDAAHILGSAFVEIKIKDKIIVFSGDLGTKEKLLLNSITYQDKADVVFIESTYGNRKHKSLQESIEEFKNAIIESFKDGGNIVIPTFALERAQEILYLLKMMYEKGELPPCKVFLDSPLAIAATKIFLTFKKYLKKELQNKEDLFNFPYLHFTQSVEESRKINDIESGAIILAGSGMCNGGRVKHHLKHNLWRKESSVIFVGYQAKGTLGRQIVDGAKYVKIYGEEIAVNAKIYTINGFSSHADQPTLLEWLSNIKGLEAVNIIHGEKEVMEAFKEKIKEELKLNPHIVLKKETVYII, encoded by the coding sequence ATGAGCATAAAAGTTAGGTCTTTTGGTGGCGTGGAAGGTGTTACCGGCTCAGCTCATCTTTTAACTATTGATAATATCAATATACTGATAGATTGTGGAATGTTTCAAGGATTAGAAGAAGATGAAAATTATCAACCTTTTGGATTTATTCCGGCTTCGGTAGATTATCTTATTCTAACCCATTCTCATATAGACCATATAGGAAGAATTCCTTTACTTGTAAAACAAGGATTTAAAGGAAAGATAATAACAACTAAACCAACTTACCATTTAAGCAGAATTATGCTTTTAGATGCTGCAAATGTAATGGCAGAAGAGTATAAAGTCCAGTATAAAAAAGCATTAAGAAGAGGAAAACCGGAAGAAGCTAAAAAACCATTATATGATGAAGATGATGTCTTTTTAGCTATGGAATTTTTTAAAATATTGCTTGAATACGAAGAGCCTTACTATATCACAGACAATATAAGAATAACATTTAAAGATGCAGCACATATTCTTGGCTCTGCTTTTGTAGAAATAAAAATAAAAGATAAAATAATAGTTTTTTCCGGAGATTTAGGGACAAAAGAAAAATTATTGCTAAATTCTATAACTTATCAAGATAAAGCAGATGTTGTATTTATAGAATCAACTTATGGAAATAGAAAGCATAAATCACTCCAAGAAAGTATTGAAGAATTTAAAAATGCTATTATAGAAAGTTTTAAAGATGGAGGAAATATAGTTATACCTACATTTGCTTTGGAAAGGGCTCAGGAAATTTTATATTTACTTAAAATGATGTATGAAAAAGGAGAGTTGCCACCTTGTAAAGTTTTTTTAGATAGTCCGCTGGCAATAGCAGCAACAAAGATATTTTTAACATTTAAAAAGTATCTTAAAAAAGAATTGCAAAACAAAGAAGATTTATTTAATTTTCCTTATTTGCATTTTACCCAGTCGGTAGAAGAATCAAGAAAAATAAATGATATAGAAAGTGGAGCCATAATATTAGCCGGAAGTGGTATGTGTAATGGAGGAAGAGTAAAGCACCATCTTAAACATAATCTTTGGAGGAAAGAATCTTCTGTTATATTTGTTGGTTATCAAGCAAAAGGAACTCTTGGCAGACAAATAGTTGATGGTGCGAAATATGTTAAAATTTATGGAGAGGAGATAGCCGTAAATGCAAAAATTTATACAATAAATGGTTTTTCATCTCATGCAGACCAACCTACATTGTTAGAATGGTTATCTAATATAAAAGGATTGGAAGCAGTAAATATTATTCATGGTGAAAAAGAAGTTATGGAAGCATTTAAAGAAAAAATAAAAGAGGAGTTAAAACTTAATCCTCATATTGTATTAAAAAAAGAAACTGTATATATTATTTAA